From the genome of Acidobacteriota bacterium, one region includes:
- a CDS encoding glycosyltransferase family 9 protein, with amino-acid sequence MVFSNSDQNTSTAGVGPLGSPRILIVRAGAIGDTLMATPLVRAVRKTYPECHLVFICSATALDVIRYNPHIDQAIPVAYRHLPGWLSREKSRIQRTLRKLDLDWALVLESHPSFLDLARKSGARRIIAYTGEDHACGFEPARFDPRKHSIENHLELARPLRLRQEGLHMELNNQPETIKTVTWRLENAGVAAGDHLVGIHAGWGGRPGTPNQTRLRSWPANRFAEIVRWLVNERGVRVVLTGSAGDRPLTRFIAHTAEVPCLDLAGELSLLELAALIQRMNVYLTVDSGPAHMAAALGTSLVTLWGPGIFEQTAPLSPINPPHIIYHRVHCAPCYGTPAMKTCMDNICMKKIEVEEVKKALEEFLNLEHAR; translated from the coding sequence TTGGTCTTTTCAAATTCAGATCAGAATACGTCTACCGCCGGTGTTGGTCCGTTGGGAAGCCCGCGGATCCTGATCGTTCGTGCTGGCGCCATAGGTGACACCCTGATGGCCACGCCGCTGGTCCGCGCCGTGCGAAAGACATATCCCGAATGCCATCTGGTTTTTATCTGTTCCGCCACCGCGCTTGACGTGATCCGCTACAATCCTCACATCGACCAGGCTATCCCGGTTGCCTACCGGCATCTTCCGGGGTGGCTCAGCCGGGAGAAGTCGCGAATCCAACGCACTCTTCGGAAGCTTGATCTCGATTGGGCGCTGGTGCTGGAAAGCCACCCAAGTTTTCTCGACCTGGCAAGGAAGAGCGGGGCACGTCGGATCATAGCCTACACTGGCGAAGACCACGCGTGTGGATTTGAGCCGGCCCGATTCGATCCCCGGAAGCATTCTATTGAAAATCACCTTGAACTTGCCCGCCCGCTTCGTCTCCGGCAGGAGGGCCTTCATATGGAACTGAACAACCAGCCGGAGACGATCAAAACCGTCACATGGCGGCTCGAAAACGCCGGCGTGGCGGCTGGTGATCACTTGGTCGGCATCCATGCCGGCTGGGGAGGACGGCCCGGAACTCCCAACCAGACGCGGTTAAGAAGCTGGCCGGCCAACAGGTTTGCTGAGATTGTCCGCTGGCTGGTTAATGAGCGCGGTGTGCGCGTCGTTCTGACGGGCTCCGCGGGAGATCGCCCGCTCACTCGCTTTATTGCTCATACGGCAGAGGTGCCCTGCCTGGACCTGGCTGGCGAACTCTCTCTTCTGGAGCTTGCTGCACTTATCCAGCGCATGAACGTCTATCTCACGGTTGACTCCGGGCCCGCTCACATGGCGGCAGCGTTGGGTACTTCACTTGTGACGCTGTGGGGACCCGGAATATTCGAGCAGACGGCGCCGCTCTCCCCGATCAATCCGCCGCACATCATCTACCACCGCGTTCACTGTGCTCCCTGCTATGGAACGCCTGCCATGAAGACCTGCATGGACAACATTTGCATGAAGAAAATTGAAGTTGAAGAAGTGAAAAAAGCGCTGGAAGAGTTTCTGAACCTGGAACACGCCCGCTGA
- a CDS encoding Trm112 family protein: protein MAVSQELLDILVCPLCKTPVTLTPDGQGLKCGQCKRVYPIQDDIPVMLVDEARIDPE from the coding sequence ATGGCTGTCAGCCAGGAATTGCTGGATATTTTGGTCTGTCCACTTTGTAAGACCCCGGTGACGCTTACTCCGGATGGGCAAGGGTTGAAGTGCGGCCAATGCAAGCGCGTCTACCCAATACAGGACGACATACCGGTGATGCTTGTGGACGAGGCCAGGATCGATCCGGAATAA